GCTCTTTCTTCTTGATTGCGAATAACAATATAACGCGTGTCTTCAGTTGGTTTTTCATAAGGTAATCCGAATTTTAGACGCAAATTAATAAGTGGCACAACCCATCCACGCATATTAAAAACTCCTAAAACATAATTTGGAACTCCAGGAACTCTTGTGTATTCTAGTGGTTTAATAATCTCTTGAATACTTAGGATTGGTACAGCAAATTCTTCTGATCCAACCACAAAGGCAACAAGCTGAATGATATTTTCAGCTTCAGAAGTTGGTTTTTTTTGTTCTTGTTGTTTTTGTAGAACATCGCGTAATTGATTGCTCATTATTCAGTTACCTCCATAGTTAAATTAATATTTCTCTTAACAACATTCATTAAATATTCTGGTGAATAAGGTTTTGTAATGTATTCAGTCATTCCTGATTCAACTCCACGCATTCTATCGGTTTTGCTTGTTCTACTTGTAACAGCAATGAGGGGAAGATTTTTAAATTTAGCATATTTTCTAATTTCCCCTGCTAGTGTGTAGCCATCCATTTTTGGCATTTCAATATCAATTAAAATGGCATCAAAGAATTTATCGCCATTTTTTACGATTTCAAGGGCTTCCATACCATTTGTTGCTTCAGTAATACTAATTCCTAAAGGCTTAAGAGATTTTTTCATAATTGCTCTATCTGTCATTGAATCATCAACAATTAAGACATTATAGTCGCTAGGTGAATTTTTTTCTTTTTTAGTTTCGCTTTCCTGGGCAAGTTTATTGATGCTAACTTTGACTTGTTTTGCCATTTGCATCATTGCAGCAATATCTACAATGAGTGTTACTCTACCATCTCCACGGATTGTAGCACC
This portion of the Helicobacter canadensis MIT 98-5491 genome encodes:
- a CDS encoding chemotaxis protein CheW, producing MSNQLRDVLQKQQEQKKPTSEAENIIQLVAFVVGSEEFAVPILSIQEIIKPLEYTRVPGVPNYVLGVFNMRGWVVPLINLRLKFGLPYEKPTEDTRYIVIRNQEERAGFVIDRLTEAVRIKESDIDPTPETITQDENLIYGVGKRDDRLITILRPEELLKRTF